The nucleotide sequence CTTCACCTGGGAAGAGCTCCGTTCTTTCGAAAAGCCCGCTTATATGCGATTGCTCGGCATGACCACTAAAGGAAAGCAGTATTTAAACCAGCAAAAAAAGAATATCGGGCTCCCCTTAATCAGCCGGGCCGCAGATTTAACGGACCCGATGGGGAAACTCGATATTCATGCCAGTTCCATGTATCTGCTTGGTATAGGGGCAATGGATGTAAAAAAAGAATTTACGACGCCTCCACGTTATTTCGGCTGAAGTTCATCCAAATACGCAATCGCGTCATCAATCGTTTTCACCGGCACAATCTTCATGGTTGTGCCGATTTTTTCTGCCGTTTCCTTGGCCACATCGTAGTTGGAAGCAGAAGCGCCTTCAGTGTCATCGTCCGGTGCAAAGAAAACATCCATGCCTTCATTGTCGGCCGCAATCACCTTCTGGTCGATTCCGCCGATTCTGCCTACTTCCCCTGTGCTTTGCATCGTGCCAGTGCCCGCAATATCATAGCCTTTGGCGATGTCTTCTTCAAGCAGCTGGTTTAAAATTTCCAGGGTGAACATCAAGCCCGCAGAAGGGCCGCCAATATTTTCCGCATCGATCTTCACTTCCGGAGTGGTGGCAATGTCTTTATTTTCTACAAATGAAATGCCGAGTCCAATTCGATCCGGCTCTGTCGGAAGCGGCGCAAGCGCAATGGTTTCTGTCAGTTTGCGGCTTTCGCGTTCAAAAGCCAACTCCACTTTTTCCCCGTCTGCTTTTCCTGCTATATAGTCGATAAATTCCTGCTGT is from Planococcus liqunii and encodes:
- a CDS encoding SepM family pheromone-processing serine protease, which encodes MKNNKLIALVIVAALAIFTSTYQMNYYITRPGGAYELSPLVEVVGGDEDDEGTLSLMTVSMLNATPALYLFAKFQDGYKILKPEEVRSPHESDEEYNVRQLKLMSDSQVNALQVAFEKAGKPYEVNNNGVFVMNVLEGGAADEVLAPGDQVLSIDGNGFESQQEFIDYIAGKADGEKVELAFERESRKLTETIALAPLPTEPDRIGLGISFVENKDIATTPEVKIDAENIGGPSAGLMFTLEILNQLLEEDIAKGYDIAGTGTMQSTGEVGRIGGIDQKVIAADNEGMDVFFAPDDDTEGASASNYDVAKETAEKIGTTMKIVPVKTIDDAIAYLDELQPK